The region CCTGGTGGCTGCCGGCCGGGCCGAAGTGGCGGCCATAGATTGCGTGGTTTTCGCCCTGCTGGCGCGCCATGCACCCGGACGTCTGGCGGGGGTGCGGACACTCTGCCGCACGCGCCCGGCGCCGGCGCTGCCCTACGTCACGGCCGCCGCCAGCAGCGACGACGACCTCGCGCGCCTGCGCCAGGGACTGCGGGCGGCGCTGGCCGATCCGGCGCTCGAGGCGGTGCGTGGCGATCTGCTGATCGAAGACGCGGCTGTGCTCACGCTCGCCGATTACGACGTCATCCCGCGCATGGCGGGCGGCGCCGGGGCGGCGGAAGTTTGGGGGCGGTGCTAGCCCGGCTGCCGTTCGGCCCGCGGTGGCCAGCCGTAGAGCGCCCGGTAGCGCTGCGAAAAGTGCGAGGCCGAGGCGAAGCCGCAGGCCGTTGCCACCTCGAGCACGGACAGCGTGGTCTGGCTGAGCAGCACCTGGGCCCGATGCAGGCGTAGATCGAGGTAATAGCGCGCCGGCGGCTGGCCCAGGTACTTCCGGAACAGGCGCTCGAGCTGGCGTAGCGAGACGCCGACGCTGGCCGCCAGTTCGTGGCGGCTGAGGGGCTGTTCGAGGTTGGCTTCCATCTGGCCGATGGCGGCGATGATGCGGGGGTGGCTGACGTGCAGGCGATGGGCCAGCGACCAGCGCTGCGGCGAATCGGGCTGGCGCGGGATGCCGTGCATGAACTGTTCGGCCACCCGGGCACCGAGCTCGCTGCCATGCTGGCGGGCGATCAGGTGCAGCATCAGGTCCAGCGGCGCGGTGCCGCCCGAACAGGTGAAGCGGTCGCGGTCGATCTCGTACAAATTCGCCGAGACCTCGAGCTGGGGGAAGGCCTCCATCAAGCCGGGGATGTTCTCCCAGTGGATGGTCGAGCGGTAGCCCTTGAGCAGTCCGGCCCGGGCCAGCACATAGGTGCCGGTGCAGATGCCGCCGATGTCGGTGCCGTGCCGCGCCAGGCGGCGCAGCGCACTCATCACGCGGCGCTCGTTGTAGTCGGTGACCTCGAGGCCGGCCACGACGACCACCGTGGCCGGACCGACGAACTCATTGACCGCGGCATCGGGCACCACGGCGATGCCGTTGCTGGCCGGCACCTCGGCGCCGTCGGCGGAATAGAGCTGCCAATGGTAGAGCTCGCGCCCGCTGAGCCGGTTGGCCGAGCGCAAGGGCTCGATGGCCGAGACGAAGGCCATCATGGAAAAATTCGGCACCAGCACGAAGCCGATGCGTTGGGGTTGGCGCCGGGCCGGGTCTCCGAACATCTGCCTACTTGCGGGGTGAAGTGGTCTTGGCAGGTTGTCGGCCACATTGGGAATCAATTCAAGTTCTTTGCAGGGTCTGGTTTGCTAACCTGTTCGTGGAATTGCTGTGCCAGTGAGACCAAAGCGGAAATGAATGATTGCGAGATAGCCTTTCGGGTCCTGTTGGATGAGGCCCGTTCCTTCCTGAACCGCCAGGTTCCGGAGGCGCTGAATTTTTGCACCGGCAGCATTTTCGAAGAGCTGGCGTTGCGGCAGCCCATGGCGCAACGGCTGCCGATGTTCGAGCAGATTCCCCAATGCCTGGACCTCGCCAATTCATCGACCTTGCCCCTGCTGAGGGCCCTGGCCGGGGCCAACCAATTTCTCGAATGGCAGCAGAGCTACACGCTGGCAGACGGCTTCGACAGCCATTACCTGGCCAACTATGGCTGGTTCAACCTGATCTCCCCCGATGGCCCCTACCGCAGCCCGAATGTGCGCCTGTCCTTTGGTTACTGGAACCGCGGCCTGTACTACAAGGAACACTGGCATGAGCCTGAAGAGATGTATGTTCCGCTGGCGGGTCGGGCGCTCTT is a window of Alphaproteobacteria bacterium DNA encoding:
- a CDS encoding GlxA family transcriptional regulator; this translates as MFGDPARRQPQRIGFVLVPNFSMMAFVSAIEPLRSANRLSGRELYHWQLYSADGAEVPASNGIAVVPDAAVNEFVGPATVVVVAGLEVTDYNERRVMSALRRLARHGTDIGGICTGTYVLARAGLLKGYRSTIHWENIPGLMEAFPQLEVSANLYEIDRDRFTCSGGTAPLDLMLHLIARQHGSELGARVAEQFMHGIPRQPDSPQRWSLAHRLHVSHPRIIAAIGQMEANLEQPLSRHELAASVGVSLRQLERLFRKYLGQPPARYYLDLRLHRAQVLLSQTTLSVLEVATACGFASASHFSQRYRALYGWPPRAERQPG
- a CDS encoding dimethylsulfonioproprionate lyase family protein, which translates into the protein MDEARSFLNRQVPEALNFCTGSIFEELALRQPMAQRLPMFEQIPQCLDLANSSTLPLLRALAGANQFLEWQQSYTLADGFDSHYLANYGWFNLISPDGPYRSPNVRLSFGYWNRGLYYKEHWHEPEEMYVPLAGRALFHSQGTAARECGPGDVVRHHSNQPHAIDMVPGPLLALAIWRGPNLNRKSDLPPARPAG